Proteins from one Oryza sativa Japonica Group chromosome 12, ASM3414082v1 genomic window:
- the LOC4351944 gene encoding uncharacterized protein, which produces MAAAAREAAESPNPRSAPRRAAAAAAKDASSFLSPRFRSAAAQAGWDEESLLHAALVVEDTPVRESRRRRRASTTSSSAGGGGSAGSNTRKRRSWRQPPGSIPPVVFLLDDDEKKPDTTADGKKEVKEEEKKTVVVGEKEACSEKAAATSELPCMDRLREELSCAICLEICFEPSTTPCGHSFCMKCLKHAAAKCGKRCPKCRQLISNSRSCTVNTVLWNTIQLLFPSETEARRTSIASSSETNDDLAQQISQRSNSMAQGGIRSSSSNGIGYITQRSTRSSATNNRSFTTTGSRRSTFVAQEGSSTATGRGFVRASQLVPSARVVSVRSHQSDDAALAYRLQQEEFMTAFESEGERQPPRSSSSTVSAARANLRAMASRAIRLRARGWPV; this is translated from the exons atggcggcggcggcgagggaggcggcggagagccCGAACCCTAGGTCGGCgccgcggcgtgcggcggcggcggcggccaaggaCGCCAGCAGCTTCCTCAGCCCGCGTTTCCGGTCGGCGGCCGCGCAGGCCGGGTGGGACGAGGAGTCGCTCCTCCACGCGGCGCTCGTCGTCGAGGACACCCCCGTCCGCGAGTCCCGCCGCAGGAGGCgggcctccaccacctcctcctccgccggcggcggcgggagcgccgGATCTAACACTAG GAAGCGGAGGTCGTGGAGGCAGCCGCCGGGATCGATCCCGCCGGTGGTTTTtctgctcgacgacgacgagaagaaGCCGGATACCACGGCAG ATGGCAAGAAGGAGgtgaaggaggaagaaaagaagaCCGTCGTCGTTGGGGAGAAGGAGGCCTGTTCCGAGAAAGCAGCGGCAACCAGCGAGCTGCCCTGTATGGATCGCCTCCGGGAGGAGCTGTCTTGTGCT ATATGTTTGGAGATCTGCTTCGAGCCGAGCACCACGCCTTGCGGGCACAG CTTCTGCATGAAATGCTTAAAACATGCCGCAGCTAAATGTGGAAAAAGGTGTCCTAAGTGCCGGCAATTAATCAG CAATTCAAGATCTTGCACAGTCAACACAGTGCTCTGGAACACCATCCAGCTGCTATTTCCTAGTGAAACCGAGGCAAGGAGGACTTCAATCGCTTCATCCTCAGAAACCAACGACGACTTGGCGCAACAAATCTCTCAAAGAAGTAACAGCATGGCACAAGGTGGCATAAGAAGCAGCAGTTCCAATGGCATCGGCTACATCACGCAGCGCAGCACAAGAAGCAGCGCTACCAACAACAGGAGCTTCACAACAACAGGCAGCAGAAGAAGCACCTTCGTCGCACAGGAGGGCAGCAGCACAGCAACAGGGAGAGGCTTTGTCCGGGCTTCGCAGCTGGTCCCTAGTGCCAGGGTCGTCTCAGTGAGATCACACCAGTCTGATGACGCGGCATTGGCGTACAGgctgcagcaggaggagttcaTGACGGCTTTCGAGAGCGAGGGCGAGAGGCAGCCACctcggagcagcagcagcacggtgTCCGCTGCTCGAGCGAATCTGAGAGCTATGGCCTCCCGGGCCATTCGTCTCCGAGCTCGTGGCTGGCCTGTCTAG
- the LOC4351945 gene encoding tryptamine 5-hydroxylase, whose amino-acid sequence MELTMASTMSLALLVLSAAYVLVALRRSRSSSSKPRRLPPSPPGWPVIGHLHLMSGMPHHALAELARTMRAPLFRMRLGSVPAVVISKPDLARAALTTNDAALASRPHLLSGQFLSFGCSDVTFAPAGPYHRMARRVVVSELLSARRVATYGAVRVKELRRLLAHLTKNTSPAKPVDLSECFLNLANDVLCRVAFGRRFPHGEGDKLGAVLAEAQDLFAGFTIGDFFPELEPVASTVTGLRRRLKKCLADLREACDVIVDEHISGNRQRIPGDRDEDFVDVLLRVQKSPDLEVPLTDDNLKALVLDMFVAGTDTTFATLEWVMTELVRHPRILKKAQEEVRRVVGDSGRVEESHLGELHYMRAIIKETFRLHPAVPLLVPRESVAPCTLGGYDIPARTRVFINTFAMGRDPEIWDNPLEYSPERFESAGGGGEIDLKDPDYKLLPFGGGRRGCPGYTFALATVQVSLASLLYHFEWALPAGVRAEDVNLDETFGLATRKKEPLFVAVRKSDAYEFKGEELSEV is encoded by the exons ATGGAGCTCACCATGGCGTCGACGATGTCGCTCGCGCTGCTCGTGCTCTCCGCGGCGTACGTGTTGGTCGCGTTGAGGAGgagccggtcgtcgtcgtcaaagCCACGgcggctgccgccgtcgccgccggggtgGCCGGTGATCGGGCACCTCCACCTCATGTCCGGCATGCCGCACCACGCGCTGGCCGAGCTGGCGCGCACCATGCGCGCGCCGCTGTTCCGGATGCGGCTGGGGAGCGTGCCGGCGGTGGTGATCTCCAAGCCGGacctcgcccgcgccgcgctcACCACCAACGACGCCGCGCTGGCGTCGCGGCCGCACCTGCTCTCCGGCCAGTTCCTGTCGTTCGGCTGCTCCGACGTGACGTTCGCGCCGGCGGGGCCGTACCACCGGATGGCGCGCCGCGTGGTGGTGTCGGAGCTCCTGTCGGCGCGTCGCGTCGCCACGTACGGCGCCGTCAGGGTCAAGGAGCTCCGCCGCCTGCTCGCGCACCTCACCAAGAACACCTCGCCGGCGAAGCCCGTCGACCTCAGCGAGTGCTTCCTCAACCTCGCCAACGACGTGCTCTGCCGCGTCGCGTTCGGCCGCCGGTTCCCGCACGGCGAGGGCGACAAGCTCGGCGCGGTGCTCGCCGAGGCGCAGGACCTCTTCGCCGGGTTCACCATCGGCGACTTCTTCCCCGAGCTCGAGCCCGTCGCCAGCACCGTCAccggactccgccgccgcctcaagaAGTGCCTCGCCGACCTCCGCGAGGCCTGCGACGTGATCGTGGACGAACACATCAGCGGCAACCGCCAGCGCATCCCCGGCGACCGCGACGAGGACTTCGTCGACGTCCTCCTCCGCGTCCAGAAATCCCCCGACCTCGAGGTCCCCCTAACCGACGACAATCTCAAGGCCCTCGTCCTG GACATGTTCGTCGCCGGCACGGACACCACGTTCGCGACGCTGGAGTGGGTGATGACGGAGCTAGTCCGCCACCCACGGATCCTCAAGAAGGCGCAGGAGGAGGTCCGGCGAGTCGTCGGCGACAGCGGCCGCGTCGAGGAGTCCCACCTCGGCGAGCTCCACTACATGCGCGCCATCATCAAGGAGACGTTCCGGCTGCACCCGGCGGTGCCGTTGCTAGTGCCGCGCGAGTCCGTCGCGCCGTGCACGCTGGGCGGCTACGACATCCCGGCGAGGACGCGGGTGTTCATCAACACGTTCGCCATGGGGCGCGACCCGGAGATCTGGGACAACCCGCTGGAGTACTCGCCGGAGAGGTTCgagagcgccggcggcggcggcgagatcgaCCTCAAGGACCCGGACTACAAGCTGCTGCCgttcggcggcgggcggcgagggtgCCCCGGCTACACGTTCGCGCTCGCCACCGTGCAGGTGTCGCTCGCCAGCTTGCTCTACCACTTCGAGTGGGCGCTGCCCGCCGGCGTGCGCGCCGAGGACGTCAACCTCGACGAGACGTTCGGCCTCGCCACGAGGAAGAAGGAGCCGCTCTTCGTCGCCGTCAGGAAGAGCGACGCGTACGAGTTTAAGGGAGAGGAGCTTAGTGAGGTTTAA